One Persicobacter psychrovividus DNA window includes the following coding sequences:
- the sucD gene encoding succinate--CoA ligase subunit alpha: MSVLVNKNSKIVVQGFTGTEGSFHAGQMIEYGTNVVAGVTPGKGGSTHLERPVFNTVQEAVDATSADVSIIFVPPAFAADAIMEATAAGIGVIICITEGIPVLDMQAAKAYVKEKGATLIGPNCPGVITPEEAKVGIMPGFIFKKGRIGLVSKSGTLTYEAADQIVKAGMGISTAIGIGGDPIIGTSTKEAVELLMNDPETDAIVMIGEIGGNYEAEAARWIQAQGNPKPVVGFIAGQTAPKGKRMGHAGAIIGGADDTAEAKMRIMAECGISVVQSPADIGAVVVEALSKEEV; the protein is encoded by the coding sequence ATGAGTGTACTTGTAAATAAAAACTCAAAAATAGTAGTACAAGGCTTCACTGGCACAGAAGGTAGTTTCCATGCTGGTCAGATGATTGAATACGGCACCAATGTGGTGGCCGGCGTAACCCCAGGAAAAGGAGGAAGCACACACCTTGAGAGACCCGTTTTTAATACCGTTCAAGAAGCTGTGGATGCAACCAGTGCGGATGTATCCATTATTTTTGTGCCCCCAGCATTTGCAGCAGATGCAATTATGGAGGCTACAGCAGCAGGTATCGGGGTAATCATTTGTATTACAGAGGGAATTCCTGTATTGGACATGCAGGCGGCAAAAGCTTATGTGAAAGAAAAAGGTGCGACTTTGATCGGGCCAAACTGCCCAGGAGTTATTACACCTGAGGAAGCTAAAGTAGGAATTATGCCTGGCTTTATTTTCAAGAAAGGACGTATTGGCTTGGTTTCAAAATCAGGAACCTTGACCTACGAAGCGGCAGACCAAATAGTAAAAGCAGGTATGGGTATCTCAACAGCAATCGGTATTGGTGGTGACCCGATCATCGGAACATCAACCAAAGAGGCTGTGGAGTTACTGATGAACGACCCGGAGACTGACGCTATTGTGATGATCGGTGAGATTGGTGGAAACTATGAAGCAGAAGCCGCTCGTTGGATTCAGGCGCAAGGTAATCCAAAGCCTGTGGTAGGTTTTATTGCAGGGCAGACCGCACCAAAAGGTAAGCGTATGGGACATGCTGGCGCGATTATCGGTGGGGCTGATGATACCGCAGAAGCAAAAATGCGCATTATGGCTGAATGTGGTATTTCAGTGGTACAATCGCCTGCAGATATTGGTGCAGTGGTTGTTGAGGCGCTTTCAAAAGAAGAAGTTTAA
- a CDS encoding cytochrome b5 domain-containing protein, producing METNKTYTRSQLALRNGQDKEQIWVAFEGIIYDVTHSRMWRNGKHYEHWAGQDLTEEMADAPHAEKVFEKFDIVGEIK from the coding sequence ATGGAAACAAACAAAACATATACCCGATCGCAGCTCGCGCTGCGTAACGGTCAGGATAAAGAACAAATCTGGGTCGCCTTTGAGGGGATTATTTATGATGTTACACATTCAAGAATGTGGCGTAATGGCAAACACTACGAGCATTGGGCAGGGCAAGACCTGACCGAGGAAATGGCCGATGCACCGCATGCTGAAAAGGTTTTTGAGAAATTCGATATCGTAGGTGAGATAAAATAA
- a CDS encoding DUF4159 domain-containing protein — translation MRFISAIFMLLLLCSSIANAQIKLAKLKYNGGGDWYANKTALPNLIEFCNKNMKTDIEKNEEIVEVGSSDLFLFPYVYLTGHGNVVFSDQEADNLRRYLIAGGFLHIDDNYGLDQFIRLEMKKVFPELEFVALPHDHKIYHTQYDFKNGLPKIHEHDGKPAQGFGLIFEGRLVCYYTYESDLGNGWEDQRLYGDPEEVRQQALKMGANIVSYAFTEE, via the coding sequence ATGCGATTTATCTCTGCCATCTTCATGCTTCTACTGCTTTGTTCAAGCATTGCAAACGCCCAAATAAAACTCGCCAAACTAAAATACAACGGCGGCGGCGATTGGTATGCCAATAAGACTGCCCTGCCGAACCTGATTGAGTTCTGCAACAAAAACATGAAAACCGATATTGAAAAAAATGAGGAGATCGTTGAGGTGGGCAGTTCGGATTTATTCTTGTTTCCCTATGTGTACCTCACGGGGCATGGCAATGTAGTTTTCTCGGATCAGGAAGCGGATAATCTTCGCCGATATTTAATCGCTGGAGGTTTTTTGCATATTGATGATAACTATGGACTTGACCAGTTTATCAGACTGGAAATGAAAAAAGTCTTCCCTGAACTGGAGTTTGTTGCCCTGCCTCATGATCACAAGATTTACCATACCCAGTATGATTTCAAGAATGGTCTACCAAAAATTCACGAGCACGACGGCAAACCTGCGCAAGGTTTCGGGTTAATTTTCGAAGGACGCCTGGTTTGCTATTACACCTATGAATCCGATTTGGGCAATGGCTGGGAAGATCAGCGACTGTATGGCGACCCCGAAGAGGTACGCCAGCAAGCCCTAAAAATGGGCGCCAATATTGTTTCCTACGCTTTCACGGAAGAATAG
- a CDS encoding head GIN domain-containing protein has protein sequence MKRSLFLLIILCAALFAKAEKRSIDITSFKFLKVNGAFQVYFTTGAEYKMTIEASADDFEGIIIDQKDSTLQISRNANRIHGNIYLQAPSFSALLLEGRNHFYTKNAIVAKTFKAEINGACQAKIEINATDFELSNNGATEVMMVGKCDNAQIKSDGASTFDGRTLICQRIKADAYGATKVHVFGQESVIAKAHGASALSYNKSTKSPYITNEPAASVSHYN, from the coding sequence ATGAAACGCAGTCTATTTCTATTGATTATTTTGTGTGCGGCGCTATTTGCGAAAGCAGAAAAGCGTAGCATTGACATCACCTCCTTCAAATTTCTGAAGGTGAACGGTGCTTTTCAGGTCTATTTCACCACAGGCGCTGAATACAAAATGACCATTGAAGCTTCAGCTGATGACTTTGAAGGCATAATAATAGATCAGAAGGACAGCACCCTTCAAATCAGCCGAAATGCCAATCGCATCCACGGTAACATCTACTTACAGGCGCCCTCCTTCAGTGCCTTGCTTTTAGAAGGGAGAAACCACTTTTACACCAAGAATGCCATTGTTGCCAAAACATTTAAGGCGGAAATCAATGGGGCATGTCAGGCAAAAATAGAAATCAACGCTACTGATTTTGAGCTTTCCAACAACGGCGCCACGGAAGTTATGATGGTCGGAAAATGCGATAATGCCCAAATAAAATCCGACGGCGCATCGACCTTCGACGGGCGAACATTGATTTGCCAACGCATCAAGGCTGATGCTTACGGAGCGACCAAAGTTCATGTTTTTGGACAGGAGTCCGTGATTGCCAAAGCGCATGGTGCTTCCGCCCTCTCCTATAATAAAAGCACCAAATCACCTTACATCACCAATGAGCCTGCCGCTTCGGTAAGCCATTACAATTAA
- a CDS encoding GIN domain-containing protein yields MKSPVILILCLLLFGTAQAKDQYKEHRTVGDFTKVQLEGAFTLFITQGNSNALALEAKKQSVIHRLHTEVRGETLYITTDDNMDKAKKLTVYLQVKDLSLLKVLGATKVYSKNPLTNDLRVELLGAAKVRLLVQNKQLEFHAQGVSSSIIKGKVQQADFQMEGMGKLDAEELICTDAHVYLAGFCKANLYVKNKIMGNIEGFCKLAVAGTENSAIVSSEFSKYDIN; encoded by the coding sequence ATGAAAAGCCCTGTTATTCTTATTTTGTGCCTCCTCCTTTTTGGTACTGCACAGGCAAAAGATCAATATAAAGAACACCGCACCGTTGGCGACTTCACGAAAGTTCAGCTTGAAGGTGCCTTTACCCTGTTCATCACCCAAGGCAACAGCAACGCCCTTGCCCTGGAGGCCAAAAAACAGTCTGTCATTCATCGCCTACATACCGAGGTGAGAGGAGAAACCCTCTACATCACCACCGACGACAATATGGATAAGGCCAAAAAACTGACCGTCTATTTACAGGTGAAAGATTTAAGCCTGCTCAAAGTTCTTGGGGCTACGAAAGTATATTCCAAGAACCCACTAACAAACGATCTCCGTGTGGAATTGCTCGGCGCCGCTAAAGTGCGGCTGTTAGTCCAAAATAAACAGTTGGAGTTTCACGCCCAGGGGGTGTCTTCCTCCATCATCAAGGGAAAAGTACAGCAAGCCGATTTTCAGATGGAAGGCATGGGCAAGCTCGATGCCGAGGAGCTCATTTGCACCGATGCGCACGTTTACCTTGCAGGCTTTTGCAAAGCCAATTTGTATGTTAAAAATAAAATTATGGGCAATATTGAAGGGTTCTGCAAACTCGCTGTTGCAGGGACTGAAAATAGCGCAATTGTTTCCAGTGAATTCAGTAAATACGATATAAACTAA
- a CDS encoding head GIN domain-containing protein: MKKLIPIILIIFTAVYSLQAKDLEKRTIEVSSFNKLHLGAAFNVYITQGKDCQMVIEGRGKDLDLVKVKESANSLSVNMRNGSYNTKKINIYLQLKDVNEIEVSGACSVYSKNAIRASALKMRLSGASNLKLELNAESLDLRSSGASNAMLVGNAENFSVNLSGASNVKAKDLITGQVKVAMSGASNLKIHAKDAIEGNCSGAASVKFTGDPQRVLVNTSGAGSVQRL; encoded by the coding sequence ATGAAAAAACTTATCCCTATCATCCTGATCATCTTTACTGCAGTGTACTCCCTGCAAGCCAAAGACCTTGAAAAAAGAACCATTGAAGTGAGCAGCTTCAATAAGTTGCATCTCGGCGCTGCCTTTAATGTCTATATCACGCAAGGAAAAGACTGCCAGATGGTGATTGAAGGCCGAGGCAAAGACCTTGATTTGGTTAAAGTGAAAGAAAGCGCCAACAGCCTTTCGGTGAACATGAGAAACGGCAGTTATAACACCAAAAAAATCAATATTTACCTGCAACTGAAGGATGTGAATGAAATAGAGGTTTCTGGAGCATGCAGTGTATATTCCAAAAATGCGATCAGGGCGAGCGCCCTAAAAATGCGTCTTTCGGGTGCATCGAACCTGAAGCTTGAGTTGAATGCAGAAAGCTTAGACCTGCGCTCTTCGGGGGCAAGTAATGCCATGCTCGTTGGAAATGCAGAGAACTTTTCCGTGAACCTTTCAGGTGCGAGCAATGTAAAGGCTAAAGACTTAATCACCGGACAGGTGAAAGTTGCTATGAGCGGGGCTTCAAATTTAAAAATTCACGCAAAAGATGCCATAGAGGGCAACTGCTCGGGCGCAGCTTCGGTGAAGTTTACTGGCGATCCTCAGCGTGTCTTGGTGAATACTTCAGGCGCAGGCTCGGTACAGCGATTGTAA
- the ltrA gene encoding group II intron reverse transcriptase/maturase, whose protein sequence is MKGRKQKVRRNSSLFGKAPAEQGKAERVPTFVWITEADDFTVTQRKEGLLDKILCPYNLNRAYQRVVKNKGSHGIDGMKVGALASYLQIHGREIVQSIRQGNYRPNPVRRVEIPKDNGKTRPLGIPTVVDRWVQQAISQVLVPIYEKEFSPHSYGFRPGRSQHQALLQSQEILSEGYRYAVDLDMEKFFDTVNHSYLITLLSEQIKEGSVISLIHKYLNAGVVIGHKFEASTDGVPQGGPLSPLLSNVMLNVLDQELTKRGHRFVRYADDMIIFSKGRKGAERLKRTVTRFIEGRLYLRVNKEKTQVVPRRQIKFLGYSFYMWKGKARFRVQAKSINRLKDKMRAITNKSNGLGYQRRKTLLSQTIKGWINYYKFAEMKTIMQRLDEWLRRRIRAFTWKNWKRVRTRFKELKRLGADTSKAWEHANTRKGHWRIAKSPVLHKTLTDEVLREQGYVSLKTYYLSVH, encoded by the coding sequence ATGAAAGGTAGAAAGCAGAAAGTACGAAGAAATAGTAGCTTGTTCGGAAAAGCACCTGCGGAACAGGGGAAAGCCGAACGAGTGCCGACTTTTGTTTGGATAACTGAAGCGGATGATTTCACAGTTACACAGAGAAAGGAAGGATTGTTAGACAAAATCTTGTGCCCTTATAATTTGAACCGAGCTTATCAGCGAGTGGTCAAGAACAAAGGGAGCCATGGAATTGATGGAATGAAGGTCGGCGCTTTGGCGTCATATCTGCAAATTCATGGAAGGGAGATTGTGCAGTCCATACGTCAAGGGAACTACCGCCCGAACCCAGTCCGACGTGTAGAAATACCGAAGGACAATGGGAAGACACGCCCTTTGGGGATACCAACGGTAGTGGATCGTTGGGTACAACAGGCGATCAGCCAAGTTTTAGTTCCGATTTACGAAAAGGAATTTTCACCTCATAGCTATGGATTTCGTCCTGGTCGCAGTCAGCATCAGGCATTACTTCAAAGCCAAGAGATTTTATCAGAAGGCTATCGCTATGCGGTGGACTTAGATATGGAGAAGTTCTTTGACACGGTAAATCATAGTTATCTTATCACTTTACTGTCAGAACAAATCAAGGAAGGATCGGTGATTTCACTCATTCACAAATATTTGAATGCAGGTGTTGTGATCGGTCATAAATTTGAGGCAAGCACCGACGGCGTACCGCAGGGCGGTCCATTGAGTCCATTATTGAGTAATGTAATGCTTAATGTTTTGGATCAAGAACTGACCAAGCGGGGACACCGATTCGTGCGCTATGCTGATGATATGATTATCTTTAGTAAAGGTAGAAAAGGAGCGGAACGACTCAAAAGAACAGTTACCCGATTTATTGAAGGTAGGCTGTATTTGAGGGTAAACAAGGAGAAAACGCAGGTAGTACCAAGACGGCAAATCAAATTTTTGGGATACTCCTTCTACATGTGGAAGGGAAAAGCACGTTTTCGAGTTCAAGCCAAAAGTATCAATCGGCTAAAGGATAAAATGCGTGCTATCACCAATAAAAGTAATGGTCTGGGCTATCAAAGGCGGAAAACCCTGCTATCTCAAACGATAAAAGGGTGGATCAATTACTACAAATTTGCCGAGATGAAAACCATCATGCAACGACTCGACGAGTGGTTACGCCGACGAATTCGGGCATTTACTTGGAAGAATTGGAAGCGGGTAAGAACACGGTTCAAGGAACTAAAGCGACTGGGTGCCGATACATCGAAAGCCTGGGAACACGCCAACACAAGAAAAGGACATTGGCGGATCGCAAAGAGCCCTGTATTACACAAAACCCTGACTGATGAAGTGCTTCGAGAACAAGGCTACGTCTCTCTAAAGACATACTATCTCTCTGTACACTGA
- a CDS encoding outer membrane beta-barrel protein — MKYFFPLIAFFLLLSQTSFAQSVMLKGKLVNTDQQPVEFANAYLMSSQDSTYIEGDVTKEDGLFSISTTPGKYILHLNMIGFQDEYLPITITKDTNIGTKVLQDNIQLDEVQITYKRSKIESQGNKTIFRVSDTFEANISTSSYDLLKRVPGLIVDTNSNSISIVGRSVARILVNGRMVNLSGEPLNSYLKSINPTNIEKIELMQNPPARYDAEGNAGLINIVLKHRTSDYLGGAVGSTYKKRNRGQDLYNNVALNYSKKDWNLSTSLNYDLSNPQRKYDITQENIGKLVNPTDGLWSIDGKGLGFNLATDYKINNRWFVGLGYTFNNNDEDEKNTGVRSAYDLTENQKDLTYINHYFNIGNSLNRTHNLTSFIDYSIDDQGGKLSLEAGTVLSDGSSDQLFDNQLDHQNGNIEQIKKQNQFGSESKVYTLGLNASKKIHGVQWSAGLKYTQNQRTNDFKDFDYQDDQPILNLPNSSEFDYNESISAIYTEVNKNWKNISLQLGLRGEYTKIATKEHLLDSANNSDYFKIFPTFNLSYTDSSGSYFGLSYNRRLTRPGMGVLSPAVMFFGEQAIVVGNPYLTPMYINDLSFKYQKGNLSAGVGYSIETDMYNAEVQYFDTEKQMYVNTRFNNFEQHNIYGYINYNYRKFSWWESNNTIYAKHFLNTNTNQEFDIADSEGWEAYFSTQNTFFPIADNKNFSLNFHYWFNPRIVTARETTYGKQNLDIGANLLLLDRKLIFSAQVTDIFDTNIDRQTTIQNDVILRTNFNNDVRSIQVGVRYIFGGNKKESRMRRVNRDSMRRL; from the coding sequence ATGAAATATTTTTTCCCACTAATAGCATTTTTTTTACTGCTAAGCCAAACCTCCTTTGCACAATCAGTAATGTTAAAAGGAAAGTTGGTCAATACCGATCAGCAACCAGTAGAATTTGCTAATGCTTATTTGATGTCTTCCCAAGACAGTACTTACATCGAAGGAGATGTTACGAAAGAGGACGGTTTATTCTCTATTAGCACTACTCCAGGCAAATATATTCTACACTTGAACATGATAGGCTTCCAGGACGAATATCTACCAATAACAATAACCAAAGATACCAACATAGGAACGAAAGTACTTCAAGACAATATTCAACTAGATGAAGTTCAGATCACCTACAAAAGAAGCAAAATCGAAAGCCAGGGAAATAAAACCATTTTTCGGGTAAGTGATACCTTTGAAGCCAATATCAGTACCTCAAGCTATGACCTACTTAAAAGAGTACCAGGCTTAATCGTTGATACCAATAGCAATAGTATATCTATTGTTGGAAGAAGTGTTGCCAGAATATTAGTTAATGGCAGAATGGTCAATTTATCAGGTGAACCACTTAACTCCTATCTTAAAAGCATTAACCCTACTAATATTGAAAAAATTGAACTGATGCAGAACCCTCCTGCACGCTATGATGCCGAAGGAAATGCGGGGCTTATTAATATCGTACTAAAACATCGCACATCCGATTACCTTGGTGGAGCAGTAGGCTCAACGTATAAAAAACGTAACAGAGGACAAGATCTCTACAACAATGTGGCATTGAACTACTCTAAAAAGGATTGGAACCTTAGTACATCTCTTAACTATGACTTGAGCAACCCACAAAGAAAATATGACATCACGCAAGAAAACATTGGGAAATTAGTTAATCCTACCGATGGTCTATGGAGTATAGATGGGAAAGGCTTGGGCTTTAACCTGGCAACAGATTATAAAATTAACAATCGTTGGTTTGTTGGTTTGGGATACACTTTTAACAATAATGATGAAGACGAAAAGAATACAGGTGTTCGAAGTGCTTATGACCTCACAGAGAACCAAAAAGACCTTACCTATATTAACCATTACTTCAACATAGGTAACTCACTCAATCGTACCCATAACCTAACAAGTTTCATTGATTACAGCATCGATGACCAAGGAGGGAAATTATCATTAGAAGCAGGTACGGTGCTTTCTGATGGGAGCTCTGACCAATTATTTGATAACCAACTTGACCATCAAAACGGCAATATAGAGCAAATCAAAAAACAAAACCAATTTGGCTCTGAAAGTAAAGTTTATACTTTAGGGCTAAATGCCTCAAAAAAAATACATGGCGTACAGTGGTCTGCTGGTCTTAAATACACCCAAAACCAAAGAACAAACGACTTCAAAGACTTCGATTACCAAGACGATCAACCCATACTCAATTTACCGAACTCCAGTGAATTTGATTATAATGAATCAATTTCAGCGATATACACCGAAGTCAACAAGAATTGGAAAAATATCAGCTTACAACTTGGACTGAGAGGAGAATACACAAAAATAGCCACAAAAGAACACTTATTAGACAGTGCCAATAACAGTGACTATTTCAAAATATTCCCAACATTCAATCTAAGCTACACAGACTCCTCAGGCAGTTACTTTGGATTATCTTATAATCGAAGATTAACCCGTCCTGGTATGGGAGTATTATCTCCAGCCGTCATGTTCTTTGGAGAACAAGCCATTGTCGTAGGTAATCCATACCTCACACCGATGTATATCAACGACCTGTCCTTTAAATATCAAAAAGGGAACCTATCAGCAGGAGTAGGTTACTCGATAGAAACAGACATGTACAACGCTGAAGTGCAGTATTTTGACACTGAAAAACAGATGTATGTCAATACCCGATTCAATAATTTTGAGCAACATAACATCTATGGATATATCAACTATAACTACCGAAAATTCTCTTGGTGGGAAAGTAACAATACCATATATGCTAAACACTTTTTAAATACGAATACCAATCAGGAATTTGATATCGCTGACAGTGAAGGTTGGGAAGCTTATTTCAGCACCCAAAACACATTCTTCCCTATCGCAGACAACAAAAACTTTTCACTCAATTTTCATTATTGGTTCAACCCAAGAATAGTAACAGCACGAGAAACCACTTATGGAAAGCAGAACTTAGACATAGGAGCTAATCTATTATTGCTGGACAGAAAGTTAATATTTTCAGCACAAGTGACTGATATTTTTGACACGAACATCGATAGACAAACGACAATACAGAATGACGTCATTTTGAGAACAAACTTTAACAATGATGTTAGAAGCATTCAGGTAGGCGTTCGCTATATCTTTGGAGGAAATAAAAAAGAATCTCGCATGAGACGTGTAAATAGAGATTCAATGAGAAGACTTTAG
- a CDS encoding head GIN domain-containing protein produces the protein MKKLLQTLLMVFAIVSTVVAKDIEKRTIEVKSFNELHFASAFEVFITQGKDCQMVMEGRPQDLDLVKIKTIDKSLSVSMQDGRHKTKKITLYFQVKDINEVQTSGACNVYSKNVLKSDNLQVRASGASKMKLELNTKNVEVRCSGASNVMLVGTTDNFIAKLSGASNVRAKDMISNQVHVSMNGASNLKIHANNSIEGNCLGASSVKFVGDPQRVLVNTSGAGSVQRL, from the coding sequence ATGAAAAAATTACTCCAGACTCTTCTAATGGTCTTTGCTATAGTTAGCACTGTGGTAGCTAAAGACATTGAAAAAAGAACCATTGAGGTAAAGTCATTCAATGAACTGCACTTCGCAAGTGCTTTTGAGGTGTTTATTACCCAAGGTAAAGATTGTCAAATGGTGATGGAAGGCCGTCCGCAAGACTTGGATTTAGTTAAAATCAAGACAATTGACAAAAGCCTAAGTGTTAGCATGCAAGACGGTCGCCACAAAACAAAAAAAATAACCCTCTACTTTCAAGTCAAAGATATCAACGAGGTGCAGACTTCGGGAGCTTGTAATGTGTATTCTAAAAATGTACTGAAGTCAGATAATTTGCAAGTCAGGGCGTCAGGTGCATCAAAAATGAAGCTTGAACTTAACACAAAGAACGTTGAAGTTCGCTGTTCGGGTGCAAGTAATGTCATGTTGGTGGGGACTACAGATAATTTTATAGCGAAACTTTCTGGTGCGAGCAATGTAAGAGCCAAAGATATGATTAGCAACCAAGTGCATGTTTCCATGAATGGCGCATCAAACCTTAAAATCCACGCCAATAATTCCATAGAAGGTAACTGCTTAGGTGCATCGTCTGTGAAATTTGTAGGCGATCCTCAGCGTGTCTTGGTGAATACTTCAGGCGCAGGCTCGGTACAGCGATTGTAA
- the dnaA gene encoding chromosomal replication initiator protein DnaA: MNLDAQSVWQRCLEFVRSNISEQAFTTWFNPIVPLRLNGTVLTIQVPSQYFYEYLEEHFVYLLRAAIDKEIGKNGRLEYSVIVDRGNENNQPYTVNLPNGSKSSKTGPKKDGSENQNNYTSPFYIQAIDKSVKNSNLNPNYTFENYIEGDCNRLARSAGFAVAQKPGITSFNPLMLYGGVGLGKTHLVQAVGNEILRKEDFTGKFVLYVSSEKFTNQFIEALKANQMREFQNFYLQVDVLIIDDVQFLSGKEKTQEMFFHIFNHLHQSGKQIIMTSDCPPRELKGLQERLLSRFKWGLTADLQTPDFETRIAIIQKKMQADGINIPEDVLEYLAHTIDTNIRELEGVLISLIAHASLVRQDIDVPLAKQILKNIVHDIETEVGIDFIQKTVAEYFKLKVEDLKAKTRKKEIVIARQIAMYFSKEYTNHSLKSIGYHFGGRDHSTVIHAVQSVNDMLEKDNELKQKIKDVNKQLKMTSR; this comes from the coding sequence ATGAATTTGGATGCGCAATCGGTTTGGCAACGCTGCCTTGAATTTGTAAGAAGCAATATATCAGAACAGGCTTTTACCACTTGGTTTAATCCTATCGTGCCGTTGCGTCTGAATGGTACTGTTTTGACCATTCAAGTGCCGAGCCAGTATTTTTACGAATACCTGGAAGAGCACTTCGTTTATTTGTTGCGTGCAGCAATCGATAAAGAGATTGGTAAAAATGGTCGGCTGGAGTATTCGGTGATCGTGGATCGTGGTAATGAAAACAACCAGCCTTACACGGTTAATTTGCCCAACGGCTCCAAGTCCAGCAAAACAGGACCGAAAAAAGACGGATCCGAAAACCAGAATAACTATACAAGCCCATTTTATATTCAGGCCATAGATAAGAGTGTGAAAAACTCTAACCTGAACCCCAATTACACTTTCGAAAATTACATTGAAGGCGATTGTAATCGCTTGGCGCGTTCGGCAGGTTTTGCCGTGGCACAAAAGCCAGGGATTACCTCTTTCAACCCTTTGATGCTTTACGGAGGCGTTGGGCTTGGGAAAACACACTTGGTACAGGCGGTAGGAAACGAGATTTTGCGGAAAGAGGACTTTACAGGCAAATTCGTTTTGTATGTATCTTCTGAAAAATTCACCAATCAGTTTATTGAGGCTTTGAAGGCCAACCAAATGCGGGAGTTTCAGAACTTCTATCTGCAGGTGGATGTACTGATTATTGATGATGTGCAATTTCTCTCGGGAAAGGAAAAAACACAGGAGATGTTCTTCCATATTTTCAACCACTTGCATCAGTCGGGTAAGCAGATTATCATGACTTCCGATTGCCCGCCAAGAGAGTTGAAAGGCTTGCAGGAACGTTTGTTGTCTCGATTTAAATGGGGGCTGACCGCAGATTTGCAGACGCCAGATTTCGAAACGAGAATTGCCATTATTCAGAAAAAAATGCAGGCAGACGGAATCAACATTCCTGAAGATGTATTGGAATATTTGGCGCATACGATCGATACCAACATCCGTGAGTTGGAAGGGGTGCTGATCAGTTTGATCGCCCACGCTTCATTGGTTCGGCAGGACATTGATGTGCCTTTGGCCAAGCAAATCCTGAAGAATATCGTCCATGATATCGAAACGGAAGTAGGGATTGATTTCATTCAGAAGACCGTAGCGGAATATTTTAAACTGAAAGTGGAGGACCTGAAAGCGAAAACCCGTAAAAAGGAAATCGTGATAGCAAGGCAGATCGCCATGTATTTCTCTAAGGAATATACCAATCATTCGCTAAAGTCCATCGGTTATCATTTCGGTGGCCGAGATCACTCAACAGTGATTCACGCCGTGCAGTCGGTCAATGATATGTTGGAAAAGGACAATGAGTTGAAACAGAAAATCAAGGATGTCAATAAGCAATTGAAAATGACCTCCCGTTAA
- a CDS encoding metallophosphatase: MERRKFLKKSALGALFASVAAPTITKAASKKNDHISITLLHTGDTHSRIEAFPKNSADYPNEGGYAARAALVEKIRQDHENVLLFDSGDIVQGTPYFNFYKGELEMKLMSKMHYDAANLGNHEFDNGLEGIRNMLQYAEFPFICSNYDFSETILKDRFQPYKVFERQGVKIGVFGLGVELDGMVWDKNYGKTKYLDPIKVSQKMVKELRQDKGCDLVVCLSHLGYKYDGPKMDDVKVAQAVSGLDIILGGHSHTFMDAPVYVKNPQGEEVLINHSGWSGVRIGKIQVTFDRKKKKSGINGKNVQL; encoded by the coding sequence ATGGAAAGAAGAAAGTTTTTGAAAAAATCCGCTTTAGGCGCCCTGTTTGCTTCTGTGGCGGCACCGACGATCACGAAGGCTGCCAGCAAGAAAAATGACCATATCAGTATTACCTTGCTGCATACTGGCGATACCCACTCCCGCATTGAGGCTTTTCCCAAGAATTCTGCCGATTACCCCAATGAAGGGGGCTATGCTGCTCGGGCGGCTTTGGTAGAGAAAATCCGTCAGGATCATGAAAATGTGTTGCTTTTTGATTCTGGCGATATTGTACAGGGAACACCTTATTTCAACTTCTACAAAGGAGAGCTGGAGATGAAGCTGATGAGCAAGATGCATTATGATGCGGCAAATCTTGGGAATCACGAATTTGACAACGGGCTGGAGGGCATCCGCAACATGCTGCAATATGCAGAATTCCCATTCATCTGCTCGAATTACGACTTCAGCGAAACCATTCTCAAGGATCGCTTTCAGCCTTATAAAGTGTTTGAGCGCCAGGGGGTGAAAATTGGCGTGTTCGGACTTGGTGTAGAGCTCGACGGCATGGTTTGGGATAAAAACTATGGCAAAACCAAATACCTTGACCCTATAAAGGTAAGCCAAAAGATGGTGAAGGAATTACGCCAGGATAAAGGCTGTGATTTGGTGGTTTGTCTGAGTCACCTCGGCTATAAGTACGATGGTCCAAAAATGGATGACGTAAAAGTGGCGCAGGCGGTCAGTGGGCTCGACATTATTCTGGGAGGCCATTCTCATACTTTTATGGACGCACCAGTGTATGTGAAAAACCCACAAGGCGAAGAGGTACTGATAAATCATTCGGGCTGGTCAGGGGTAAGGATTGGGAAAATTCAAGTTACTTTTGATCGAAAGAAAAAGAAAAGTGGAATTAACGGGAAAAACGTTCAACTTTAG